In Desulfobotulus pelophilus, the following proteins share a genomic window:
- a CDS encoding extracellular solute-binding protein — MREWRTRSRVFFLFLWLALWAGAWADDGSRHALSLGDSPMYGPDFSHFAYANPKAPKGGTLRMEALGSFDSFHPFILRGMAASGLSLLFDTLMTSSEDEPFAMYPLLADSVTLAKDGSWVRFSLHPEARFHDGSPVRASDVAFSFRKLVSEGRPHYAKYYRDVTGVVVEDERRIRFDFRASDNPELPLILGQFPVLSEKDWEGVDFGRSGFRVPLGSGPYKLESHVPGRRVVYVRDPDYWGRDLPVNRGQYNFDEVSYEYFRDATVSLEAFKAGYYDLRQEYTARIWATQYTGAPFRDGRIVKKERKHRLPAGMQGFAMNTRRPLFQDARVRKALHLAFDFEWSNRALFYDQYTRSDSYFSNSDMEASGWPSEGELRYLKPLKEFLPEKVFGTVPLPPGSDGTGFMRGHLLHAAALLEEAGYTLQGGQLQTPEGTPFRFEILLSNPAFERVMLPYVQHLRRLGIHARVRVVDPSQYIHRMRRFDFDMTVAVFPQSLYPGNEQQDFWSCKAADTPGSRNVAGICDPAVDALVQAIATAPDRDTLVDACRSLDRVLRHGYYVVPNWHTSFFRLAYRSHIAMPYEYPPYGLGLWTWWDRNAGS; from the coding sequence ATGCGGGAATGGCGCACAAGGAGCAGAGTCTTTTTTTTATTTCTATGGCTTGCGCTCTGGGCCGGTGCCTGGGCGGATGATGGTTCAAGACACGCCCTTTCCCTGGGTGACAGCCCTATGTATGGCCCTGATTTCAGTCACTTTGCCTATGCCAACCCCAAGGCCCCAAAGGGCGGGACCCTGCGTATGGAAGCCTTGGGCAGCTTTGACAGTTTTCACCCTTTTATTCTCCGTGGCATGGCAGCCTCCGGTCTCAGCCTTCTTTTTGATACCCTCATGACCTCATCGGAAGATGAACCATTTGCCATGTACCCTCTTCTGGCCGACAGTGTAACGCTGGCGAAGGATGGCAGCTGGGTACGCTTTTCCCTCCATCCGGAAGCCCGCTTTCATGACGGGAGTCCGGTAAGGGCTTCGGATGTGGCCTTTTCCTTCAGAAAGCTGGTGTCGGAAGGCAGGCCCCATTATGCCAAATACTACAGGGATGTGACCGGTGTGGTGGTGGAAGATGAAAGGAGAATCCGTTTTGACTTCAGGGCTTCGGATAACCCTGAGCTGCCCCTGATCCTCGGGCAGTTTCCTGTTTTGTCGGAAAAGGACTGGGAAGGGGTGGACTTCGGGCGATCGGGTTTTCGGGTTCCCCTGGGAAGCGGTCCTTACAAGCTGGAAAGCCATGTGCCGGGAAGGCGGGTTGTGTATGTCCGGGATCCGGATTACTGGGGGCGGGATCTTCCTGTGAACCGGGGGCAGTATAATTTTGATGAGGTCAGTTATGAATATTTCAGGGATGCAACGGTGTCTCTTGAGGCCTTCAAGGCGGGATATTATGATCTGCGTCAGGAGTATACGGCGAGGATATGGGCTACCCAATATACGGGCGCTCCTTTCCGGGACGGACGCATTGTGAAAAAGGAAAGGAAGCACAGACTTCCTGCAGGGATGCAGGGCTTTGCCATGAATACCCGGCGTCCTCTGTTTCAGGATGCGCGGGTACGCAAAGCCTTACATCTTGCCTTTGATTTTGAGTGGAGCAATCGGGCTCTTTTTTATGATCAGTATACCCGTTCGGATAGCTATTTCAGTAATTCTGATATGGAAGCCAGTGGTTGGCCTTCGGAAGGTGAGCTGCGCTATCTGAAACCTCTGAAAGAGTTTTTGCCGGAAAAAGTTTTTGGAACCGTACCTCTGCCGCCTGGAAGTGACGGCACGGGATTCATGCGGGGCCATCTTCTTCATGCGGCAGCCCTTCTGGAAGAGGCGGGATACACCCTGCAGGGAGGACAGCTCCAGACACCGGAAGGAACACCCTTCCGTTTTGAAATTCTCCTCAGTAATCCGGCATTTGAAAGGGTGATGCTTCCCTATGTGCAGCATCTGCGGCGTTTGGGAATCCATGCGAGGGTGCGGGTAGTGGATCCTTCCCAGTATATTCATCGTATGCGCCGTTTTGATTTTGACATGACCGTTGCCGTTTTCCCCCAGTCCCTCTATCCGGGGAATGAGCAGCAGGATTTCTGGAGCTGTAAGGCGGCGGATACCCCGGGATCCCGCAATGTGGCAGGAATCTGCGATCCGGCCGTGGATGCTCTGGTGCAGGCCATAGCCACGGCCCCGGACCGGGATACTCTGGTGGATGCCTGCCGCAGTCTGGACCGGGTGCTGCGCCACGGTTATTATGTAGTGCCCAACTGGCACACCTCTTTTTTTCGGCTGGCCTACCGCAGTCATATTGCCATGCCCTATGAATATCCTCCTTATGGTCTGGGACTGTGGACCTGGTGGGACAGGAATGCCGGGTCATGA
- a CDS encoding microcin C ABC transporter permease YejB, producing the protein MGSYITRRLLLIIPTLLGILTINFFVIQAAPGGPVEQMIHQLEEGGTSLTSRISGVGSSEVRAATGSHESRYRGGQGLDSDLVERIEAMYGFDQPLHVRYVRMLKDYLLFDFGESFFRSTPVLKLIGEKLPVSISLGLWSTLIIYFVSIPLGVVKALRHGSRFDIWTSSLIVLGNAVPVFLFAVLLVVLFAGGAWLQIFPLRGLTSPHFSDLSFWGKVVDYFWHLALPVTSLVIGGFATLTLLTKNAFLDEIHKQYVVTARAKGLCERRVLVGHVFRNAMLIVIAGFPAAFVSMFFTGSLLVEVIFSLDGLGLLGFEATMGRDYPVMFGTLYIFTLLGLLLGLISDITYSLVDPRIDFESREV; encoded by the coding sequence ATGGGTTCCTATATCACACGAAGGCTGCTGCTGATCATCCCCACACTGCTGGGCATTCTGACCATTAATTTTTTTGTGATTCAGGCTGCACCCGGTGGACCGGTGGAGCAGATGATCCATCAGCTGGAGGAGGGGGGAACTTCCCTCACATCACGGATTTCCGGTGTGGGAAGCTCTGAGGTGAGGGCGGCTACGGGCAGCCACGAATCGCGTTATCGGGGCGGGCAAGGCCTGGATTCTGATCTGGTGGAGCGTATTGAGGCCATGTATGGTTTTGACCAGCCCCTTCATGTCCGTTACGTTCGCATGTTGAAGGATTATCTCCTGTTTGATTTTGGAGAGAGCTTTTTTCGCAGTACCCCGGTGCTGAAACTCATTGGAGAAAAATTGCCCGTATCCATATCACTGGGTTTGTGGAGTACGCTGATTATTTATTTTGTTTCCATACCTCTGGGAGTGGTGAAAGCCCTGCGCCACGGATCCCGTTTTGACATATGGACTTCTTCCCTCATCGTGCTGGGCAATGCTGTGCCCGTTTTTCTTTTTGCCGTTCTTCTGGTGGTTCTGTTTGCAGGTGGTGCATGGTTGCAGATTTTTCCTCTGCGGGGATTGACCTCGCCCCATTTTTCGGACCTTTCGTTCTGGGGTAAAGTCGTCGATTATTTCTGGCATCTGGCCCTGCCCGTCACCTCCCTTGTCATTGGTGGTTTTGCCACCCTTACCCTTTTAACCAAAAATGCCTTTCTGGATGAAATCCATAAACAGTACGTGGTTACGGCCCGGGCAAAGGGGCTTTGCGAGCGCAGGGTGCTGGTGGGGCACGTGTTCCGCAATGCCATGCTGATTGTGATTGCTGGGTTTCCCGCTGCATTTGTGTCCATGTTCTTTACGGGCTCTCTTCTGGTTGAGGTGATTTTCTCCCTGGATGGACTGGGACTTTTGGGCTTTGAGGCTACCATGGGCAGAGATTATCCCGTTATGTTCGGAACTCTTTATATCTTTACCCTTCTGGGGCTCCTGCTCGGTCTCATCAGCGACATCACCTACTCTCTGGTGGATCCCAGAATTGACTTTGAAAGCAGGGAGGTTTGA
- a CDS encoding ABC transporter permease, which yields MAGSGFVSEGSAGVRRWQQFRSNRRGYGSLWIFTVLFVLTLGAELVANDRPLYIYFQGEHFFPVVISYPETRFGGDFATEAVYRDPHVRKLIEKGGFMLWPLIPFSYETVHFGRSHAFPAPPSSENWLGTDDQGRDVMARLIYGFRVSVLFGICLAGLGSAMGILVGAVQGYFGGWVDLAGQRMVEIWSGLPVLYLLILLSSLIMPDFWWLLGIMLLFGWMNLVGLVRAEFLKGRNLEYVRAARALGMGHGRVMYRHILPNAMVAALTFLPFQVSAAIGSLTALDFLGFGLPPGSPSLGELLAQGKANLHAPWLGMAAFMVLALLLSLLVFIGEAVRDAFDPRLEG from the coding sequence ATGGCCGGATCAGGTTTTGTATCCGAAGGTTCTGCCGGTGTGCGACGCTGGCAGCAGTTCCGCTCGAATAGAAGGGGGTACGGGTCTCTGTGGATTTTTACGGTTCTTTTTGTTCTGACCCTTGGGGCCGAGCTGGTTGCCAATGACAGGCCCCTTTATATCTATTTTCAGGGAGAGCACTTTTTCCCCGTTGTGATTTCTTACCCTGAAACCCGTTTTGGCGGTGACTTTGCCACAGAAGCGGTGTACAGGGATCCGCATGTGCGGAAACTGATTGAAAAGGGTGGCTTCATGCTGTGGCCGCTCATTCCATTTTCCTATGAAACCGTTCATTTCGGCAGGAGTCATGCGTTTCCTGCGCCGCCTTCCTCCGAAAACTGGCTGGGAACGGATGATCAGGGCCGCGACGTGATGGCCCGACTGATATACGGGTTCCGGGTGTCTGTTCTGTTCGGCATCTGCCTGGCTGGCCTTGGCTCTGCCATGGGTATTCTTGTGGGTGCCGTGCAGGGGTATTTCGGGGGCTGGGTGGATCTTGCGGGGCAGCGCATGGTGGAAATATGGTCCGGTCTTCCCGTTTTGTATCTTCTTATTCTTTTATCCAGCCTCATTATGCCGGATTTCTGGTGGCTTCTCGGTATCATGCTGCTGTTCGGCTGGATGAACCTGGTGGGCCTGGTCCGGGCCGAATTTCTGAAGGGCAGGAATCTTGAGTATGTACGGGCGGCCAGAGCTCTTGGCATGGGACACGGTCGGGTCATGTATCGGCACATCCTGCCCAATGCCATGGTTGCGGCCCTGACCTTCCTTCCCTTCCAGGTGAGTGCGGCCATCGGTTCCCTTACGGCCCTGGATTTTCTGGGGTTTGGCCTGCCACCGGGTTCGCCTTCCCTGGGCGAGTTGCTGGCACAGGGCAAGGCCAATTTACATGCTCCCTGGCTGGGTATGGCTGCTTTTATGGTGCTGGCGCTTCTTTTAAGTCTCCTTGTTTTTATCGGTGAGGCCGTACGGGATGCCTTTGATCCCAGGCTGGAAGGATAA
- a CDS encoding ABC transporter ATP-binding protein, with protein sequence MHAPLLSIQDLRIAFHRKELSPQEVVKGISLDIHPSETLGLVGASGSGKSLTAHAIMRLLPPPPGCRVSGCIRFRDRDVLSMDAPELKAIRGNRIAMIFQEPMTALNPLHRVGKQIGEALDVHGTVSGKKKIQCRVQELLDYVGISEPHRRMQAWPHELSGGQRQRVMIAMAIANKPDLLIADEPTTALDVTVQAQILELLVRLQKEMGMAILMISHDLGVIRHVADRMAVVEDGRIVEEGKTRDIFNGGGDHACTRNLLIAEVIDPLPFSESGGNPVLETSGITVRFPLRRGWFGKKKWFEAVCGAGFTLHRGQTLGLVGESGSGKTSLGLAVLRLLACEGRIFLNGKPIHGLAQKEMRPLRRSFQVVFQDPFASLSPRMSVGEIISEGLAVHRIGDRKKQDDKVVKVLGEVGLDPDMRFRYPHEFSGGQRQRIAIARALVLDPDVLVLDEPTSSLDRAVQFRVLALLRELQQKRGLAYLFISHDLKLIRAISHQIAVMKDGCIVEQGEAESIFEAPRHGYTRSLLSAVLT encoded by the coding sequence ATGCATGCTCCCCTGCTCTCCATACAGGATCTCCGCATTGCTTTTCATAGAAAAGAACTTTCCCCACAGGAAGTGGTGAAGGGGATAAGTCTGGATATTCATCCATCGGAAACCCTCGGTCTTGTGGGGGCCTCCGGTTCGGGCAAGTCCCTTACGGCCCATGCCATTATGCGGCTTCTTCCTCCTCCTCCCGGGTGCAGGGTTTCCGGCTGTATACGTTTCCGTGACCGTGATGTGTTGTCCATGGATGCTCCGGAGCTGAAGGCCATCAGAGGCAACCGTATTGCCATGATTTTTCAGGAGCCCATGACGGCCTTGAATCCCTTGCATCGGGTTGGAAAGCAGATCGGCGAAGCATTGGACGTCCATGGCACGGTTTCAGGGAAAAAAAAGATTCAGTGCCGTGTACAGGAACTTCTTGATTATGTGGGTATTTCCGAACCCCACCGCCGTATGCAGGCCTGGCCCCATGAGCTTTCCGGCGGTCAGCGCCAGCGGGTGATGATAGCCATGGCCATTGCCAATAAACCGGATCTTCTCATTGCTGATGAGCCCACCACAGCTCTTGATGTGACGGTTCAGGCTCAGATTCTGGAACTCCTTGTACGGCTTCAGAAGGAAATGGGGATGGCCATTCTGATGATTTCCCACGATCTGGGTGTGATCCGCCATGTGGCCGACCGAATGGCTGTGGTGGAGGATGGGCGTATCGTGGAAGAAGGGAAGACACGGGATATTTTCAATGGGGGCGGGGATCATGCCTGTACCCGGAATCTTTTGATTGCTGAAGTCATCGATCCCCTTCCTTTTTCAGAGTCCGGTGGGAATCCTGTACTGGAAACCTCCGGTATTACTGTGCGATTCCCTTTGAGAAGGGGATGGTTTGGGAAAAAAAAATGGTTTGAAGCGGTTTGTGGTGCCGGTTTTACCCTGCATCGAGGGCAGACGCTGGGACTGGTGGGGGAATCTGGATCGGGCAAAACCAGTCTGGGGCTTGCTGTTCTCAGGCTTTTGGCCTGTGAGGGGCGAATTTTTCTGAACGGAAAGCCCATCCATGGGTTGGCTCAGAAGGAGATGCGCCCTTTGCGCCGCTCCTTTCAGGTGGTTTTTCAGGATCCCTTTGCAAGCTTGAGTCCCAGAATGAGTGTGGGCGAAATTATCAGTGAAGGACTGGCCGTACACCGTATCGGGGACAGAAAAAAACAAGATGATAAAGTGGTAAAAGTGCTCGGTGAAGTGGGGCTGGATCCTGATATGCGTTTCCGTTATCCGCATGAGTTCTCCGGAGGCCAGCGTCAGCGCATAGCCATCGCAAGGGCGCTGGTTCTGGACCCGGATGTGCTTGTGCTGGATGAACCAACATCTTCGCTGGATCGGGCCGTTCAGTTCCGGGTGCTGGCACTTCTCAGGGAGTTGCAGCAGAAACGGGGACTTGCCTATCTTTTTATATCCCATGATCTCAAGCTGATTCGTGCCATCAGTCATCAAATAGCGGTAATGAAAGACGGGTGTATCGTGGAGCAGGGAGAGGCGGAGTCCATTTTTGAAGCACCCCGGCATGGATATACGCGCAGTCTTTTGTCCGCTGTTCTGACTTGA
- a CDS encoding TetR/AcrR family transcriptional regulator: protein MREVLISRIDKQDKYQRILQAGITVFARRGVFRATISEIAREAGVADGTIYLYFKNKDDILARFFEARADDIFLRFRKAIDGAGTAREKFARLITCHLEAFQEDREMAVVFQAESRKIHAMAEQVNAISSRYRELIAEIIEEGQAEGLIRKDLYLALVKRFILGAVDEVVSTWVLAEGKYDLVSMADPLVDLFIRGIGAGSED from the coding sequence GTGAGGGAGGTTCTTATTTCTCGGATCGATAAGCAGGATAAGTACCAGCGGATTCTGCAGGCAGGCATAACGGTGTTCGCCCGGCGGGGAGTGTTCCGGGCGACCATATCGGAGATTGCCAGAGAAGCCGGTGTGGCTGACGGAACGATTTATCTCTATTTTAAAAATAAAGACGATATTTTAGCCCGTTTTTTTGAGGCAAGGGCTGATGATATTTTTTTGCGTTTCCGCAAGGCCATTGATGGGGCTGGCACGGCAAGGGAAAAATTTGCGCGTTTGATTACCTGCCACCTGGAAGCCTTTCAGGAAGACAGGGAAATGGCCGTGGTCTTTCAGGCCGAAAGCCGGAAAATTCATGCCATGGCAGAGCAGGTGAATGCCATCTCATCCCGTTACAGGGAGCTTATCGCGGAAATAATTGAAGAAGGTCAGGCGGAAGGTCTTATCCGGAAAGACCTGTACCTGGCCCTTGTGAAAAGATTCATTCTTGGTGCTGTGGATGAGGTGGTCAGTACCTGGGTGCTTGCCGAAGGGAAGTATGATCTGGTCAGCATGGCAGACCCTCTTGTGGACCTTTTTATTCGGGGCATTGGTGCTGGTTCCGAGGACTGA
- a CDS encoding acyl-CoA dehydrogenase, whose translation MAQLISERRDVDFVLHEQLEVGKFAEQEKFADFNKKTVDMIVNEARNLAIKELLPTWKDGDTIGCTFENGKVRIPESFERAYDLLKKGEWTAMSEDPEWGGQGMPKTVALAASEFFNGANYPFMMYPGLTHGAGKLVETFGTDKQKQLFLKKIYTGEWCGTMLLTEACAGSDVGALETMAYPQSDGTYRIVGNKIFISGGEQDQLSENIVHPVLARIEGAPAGTKGISLFLVPKYRVNDDGSLGAFNDVVCTGIEHKMGIHGNCTCSLALGGKDDCVGELLGEPNKGMAHMFLMMNEARQLVGMQGFACASAAYMYSLNYAKERVQGALLTNPKAGGVPIIQHPDVRRQLMMMKSYTEAMRSILYYLAYCDDMAHLATDPEEKELYEGLVEVLTPIGKGYVTDRSFDVVSQGMQVYGGYGFIEEYPLAQLLRDVRITLIYEGTNGIQAMDLLGRKLGMKKGKIFMSLLQKIGAAVAEAKGVDALAPLAVQTEASLNKLGEVAMHMGKTAMSEKVMTAFSFAHPFLDVVGDLTAAWMLLWRATIAQSKLGKKKKEDAFYNGIIKSAEFFIFNQLPVADGKMNAILRMADASVSIEEDSFLS comes from the coding sequence ATGGCGCAGCTGATTTCTGAAAGACGGGATGTGGACTTTGTTCTGCATGAACAGCTTGAAGTAGGCAAATTTGCCGAACAGGAAAAGTTTGCGGATTTTAACAAAAAAACCGTGGACATGATTGTCAACGAGGCAAGAAACCTTGCCATTAAAGAACTTCTCCCCACCTGGAAGGATGGAGATACTATTGGCTGTACCTTTGAGAACGGTAAGGTACGGATTCCTGAATCATTTGAACGTGCCTATGATCTTTTGAAAAAGGGTGAATGGACAGCCATGAGCGAGGACCCCGAGTGGGGTGGGCAGGGCATGCCGAAAACCGTAGCCCTTGCAGCCAGTGAATTTTTCAACGGGGCTAATTATCCGTTTATGATGTATCCGGGACTGACCCATGGCGCAGGCAAGCTGGTGGAAACCTTTGGCACGGATAAACAGAAGCAGCTTTTTCTTAAAAAAATTTATACCGGGGAGTGGTGTGGCACTATGCTTCTCACGGAAGCCTGTGCCGGTTCGGACGTGGGAGCCCTTGAAACCATGGCTTACCCCCAGTCCGATGGAACCTACAGGATTGTAGGTAACAAGATCTTTATATCCGGAGGTGAGCAGGACCAGCTTTCTGAGAACATTGTTCACCCGGTGCTGGCACGCATTGAAGGTGCTCCAGCGGGTACCAAAGGCATTTCTCTCTTCCTTGTTCCCAAATATCGCGTCAATGACGATGGCAGCCTGGGTGCTTTCAATGATGTGGTTTGCACAGGTATCGAGCACAAAATGGGTATCCATGGCAACTGCACCTGTTCCCTTGCCCTTGGAGGTAAGGATGACTGTGTTGGTGAACTTCTTGGTGAGCCCAACAAGGGAATGGCTCACATGTTCCTCATGATGAATGAGGCCCGCCAACTGGTGGGAATGCAGGGTTTTGCCTGTGCATCCGCAGCATATATGTACTCGTTGAATTATGCGAAAGAGCGCGTTCAGGGTGCTCTTCTGACCAATCCCAAGGCCGGTGGCGTTCCTATTATCCAGCATCCGGATGTGCGGCGTCAGCTTATGATGATGAAAAGTTATACCGAAGCCATGCGTTCCATCCTTTATTATCTGGCTTACTGTGATGATATGGCTCATCTGGCGACAGATCCGGAAGAAAAAGAGCTGTATGAAGGGCTTGTTGAAGTACTGACGCCCATTGGTAAGGGATATGTGACGGACCGTAGTTTTGATGTGGTTTCTCAGGGTATGCAGGTATACGGAGGGTATGGGTTTATTGAGGAATATCCGTTGGCCCAGCTGCTTCGTGATGTGCGCATCACCCTGATTTATGAAGGGACCAACGGTATTCAGGCCATGGATCTTCTGGGGCGCAAGCTGGGTATGAAAAAAGGTAAAATTTTTATGTCGCTCCTGCAGAAGATCGGTGCTGCCGTTGCCGAGGCCAAAGGCGTTGATGCCTTGGCACCCCTGGCTGTCCAGACCGAAGCCAGCCTGAACAAACTGGGCGAAGTGGCCATGCACATGGGGAAAACCGCCATGAGTGAAAAGGTCATGACCGCCTTCAGTTTTGCTCATCCTTTTCTCGATGTGGTGGGAGACCTCACCGCCGCATGGATGCTTCTGTGGCGGGCTACCATCGCTCAGTCAAAGCTGGGGAAGAAGAAAAAGGAAGATGCCTTTTATAACGGTATTATTAAATCTGCAGAGTTCTTTATTTTTAATCAGCTCCCGGTGGCCGATGGGAAAATGAATGCCATTCTTCGCATGGCGGATGCTTCCGTTTCCATTGAAGAAGACTCTTTCCTTTCCTGA
- a CDS encoding (Fe-S)-binding protein, with amino-acid sequence MEPLIAPAQYTFLGIPTVLFSVLIPIVGIALFTYIMAKRIAPLTRARKDDRFDAIPQRIWNVALIWLGQIRQPRYMMGGVLHILIFFGFLVLALRSMSLVVIGVIPDFALPGFGHDQIIGMVYNVAKDYAATIVFIACFVAAIRRGIFRPERYEVPARFGKDHTAEAVFVLCIIMTLMVSESLFEAAIVAAQIQTGAHAHFLPPGSLPWFLKNSLLTTPMETLQTLHVAAYFIHDFTFFFFLCFLPLGKHFHVITSLFNVYFMRIRRGNIKPIEYGLSAEEMENLKSIGVKKLEDFTWKHILDFYTCADCGRCSDQCPANTVGRALSPRFISIKGREAVFNTYPLSGPILKSENLMGNVYEEDEIWSCTTCGACEQECPIGIEYIDKIVDLRRGLVDDGEVPQTLQKPMQALAKRGNAWGKMEKKRADWTKDIAEECPVKVVEGETVNTLYFVDSITSFDDRMVNIAKSTSKLLQAAGEDFGILGKAEKDSGNEVVRFGEEFLYQDLKNHNMEQIQESGAKRIVTADPHAFNALKNDYNLSIPVEHISSVITRAVKSGKIKLKPVEDATKVYTYHDPCYLGRHNGVYEDPRAALNAIPGIRTVEMLKSGDRSFCCSGGGLMLFYEPHEEERMAVLRVKMAAKAGASVIVTACPFCLVNMEDAIKVAGYEGKMEALDLAELIEQHMVR; translated from the coding sequence ATGGAACCATTGATTGCGCCCGCGCAGTACACGTTTTTAGGCATCCCCACGGTATTGTTTTCCGTGCTGATACCAATCGTGGGTATTGCTTTGTTTACTTACATCATGGCCAAGCGGATAGCGCCGCTGACCAGAGCCCGCAAGGATGATCGTTTCGACGCCATCCCCCAGCGCATCTGGAATGTGGCTTTGATCTGGCTTGGTCAGATCCGTCAGCCCCGTTACATGATGGGCGGCGTGCTGCACATTCTTATCTTTTTCGGTTTCCTTGTGCTGGCTCTTCGGTCCATGAGCCTTGTGGTGATTGGTGTGATTCCCGATTTTGCCCTGCCGGGATTCGGCCATGATCAGATTATCGGCATGGTATACAATGTTGCTAAGGATTATGCGGCAACCATTGTCTTCATTGCCTGCTTTGTGGCTGCCATCCGCCGTGGTATTTTCCGGCCTGAGCGCTATGAGGTTCCCGCACGCTTTGGAAAAGATCATACTGCTGAAGCTGTATTTGTTCTCTGCATCATCATGACCCTTATGGTTTCCGAGTCTCTTTTTGAGGCTGCCATTGTTGCTGCCCAGATCCAGACCGGTGCCCATGCCCACTTTCTGCCTCCGGGAAGTCTTCCCTGGTTCCTGAAGAACAGCCTGCTGACTACACCCATGGAGACTCTGCAGACTCTGCATGTGGCGGCTTACTTCATTCACGATTTCACCTTCTTTTTCTTTCTCTGCTTTTTGCCTTTGGGCAAGCACTTCCATGTTATCACCTCACTTTTCAACGTCTACTTCATGCGGATCCGGAGAGGGAATATCAAGCCCATCGAGTATGGTCTGAGTGCCGAGGAGATGGAAAACCTGAAGTCCATTGGTGTGAAAAAACTGGAAGATTTCACCTGGAAGCACATCCTTGATTTTTACACCTGTGCTGATTGTGGCCGCTGTTCTGATCAGTGCCCGGCGAATACCGTAGGTCGTGCCCTGTCTCCCCGCTTTATCTCTATTAAAGGTCGTGAAGCGGTCTTCAATACCTATCCTCTGTCCGGTCCCATTCTGAAGAGTGAAAACCTGATGGGCAATGTCTATGAAGAGGATGAAATCTGGAGCTGTACCACATGTGGTGCCTGTGAGCAGGAATGCCCCATTGGTATTGAATACATAGATAAGATTGTGGATTTACGCCGGGGCCTTGTTGATGATGGTGAGGTTCCCCAGACCCTTCAGAAGCCCATGCAGGCTCTTGCCAAACGCGGGAATGCCTGGGGTAAAATGGAGAAGAAGCGTGCTGACTGGACCAAAGACATTGCGGAGGAATGTCCGGTCAAGGTTGTGGAAGGAGAAACGGTCAACACGCTGTATTTTGTGGACTCCATTACATCCTTTGACGACCGCATGGTGAATATTGCCAAGAGCACATCCAAGCTGCTGCAGGCTGCCGGTGAAGATTTCGGCATTCTTGGCAAGGCGGAAAAGGATTCCGGCAATGAGGTAGTCCGTTTTGGTGAGGAATTCCTGTATCAGGATTTGAAAAACCATAACATGGAGCAGATCCAGGAGTCCGGTGCCAAGCGTATCGTAACGGCAGATCCCCATGCTTTCAATGCCCTTAAAAACGATTATAACCTGTCCATTCCGGTGGAGCACATCAGTTCCGTTATCACCCGCGCCGTGAAATCCGGAAAAATCAAGCTGAAGCCCGTTGAAGATGCAACAAAGGTTTACACCTACCATGATCCCTGTTATCTGGGACGTCATAATGGCGTGTATGAGGATCCCCGTGCAGCCCTCAACGCAATTCCGGGTATCCGTACCGTTGAGATGCTGAAAAGCGGAGATCGTTCATTCTGTTGTTCCGGTGGTGGTCTGATGCTGTTCTATGAACCCCACGAAGAAGAGCGTATGGCTGTTCTCCGTGTGAAGATGGCAGCCAAGGCAGGGGCGAGTGTGATTGTTACGGCCTGTCCTTTCTGTCTGGTTAATATGGAAGATGCCATTAAGGTTGCCGGTTATGAAGGTAAGATGGAAGCTCTGGATCTGGCGGAGCTCATTGAGCAGCATATGGTACGATAA
- a CDS encoding electron transfer flavoprotein subunit beta/FixA family protein, producing the protein MEILVCVKRVPDTAENEIELNSAGNDIERDDLVYSVNEWDNYAVEEAIQIVDKVGGTVTVVTVGDEDADEVLRREMAMGAQNGILLNDEAFEDSDAMGVATLLKAAVEKGKYDLILTGAQADAGYAAVGGMLAAMMDLPYASLVNMIEVGDGKLTVGREIEGGNQEINEIELPCVLSIQTGINEPRYVGIKGIRQVSGIEIPEYDADALGVDPATVGAAGAKTKRVDYFIPETGEGAEMLTGSTEEIIAKLIDIMKANGGLK; encoded by the coding sequence ATGGAAATCTTGGTATGCGTCAAGAGAGTTCCCGATACTGCGGAGAACGAAATTGAGCTCAACAGTGCGGGGAATGACATCGAGCGTGATGATCTGGTTTACTCTGTCAACGAGTGGGACAACTATGCCGTTGAAGAAGCTATTCAGATTGTAGACAAGGTTGGCGGAACGGTTACGGTTGTAACCGTAGGTGATGAAGATGCAGACGAAGTTCTTCGCCGTGAGATGGCCATGGGTGCCCAGAACGGTATCCTTCTCAATGATGAAGCCTTTGAGGATTCCGATGCCATGGGTGTGGCCACTCTTCTGAAGGCTGCTGTGGAAAAAGGTAAGTATGACCTGATTCTGACAGGTGCCCAGGCCGATGCCGGTTATGCTGCCGTTGGTGGTATGCTGGCAGCCATGATGGATCTGCCCTATGCTTCTCTGGTAAACATGATTGAAGTGGGTGACGGCAAGCTGACCGTTGGTCGTGAAATTGAAGGCGGCAATCAGGAAATTAATGAGATTGAGCTGCCCTGTGTGCTTTCCATTCAGACCGGTATCAATGAGCCCCGTTATGTGGGTATTAAGGGTATCCGTCAGGTTTCCGGTATTGAAATTCCGGAATATGATGCTGACGCTCTGGGTGTGGACCCTGCCACGGTGGGTGCCGCAGGTGCCAAGACCAAGAGGGTTGATTATTTCATCCCCGAAACCGGTGAAGGTGCGGAAATGCTTACCGGCAGTACGGAAGAAATCATTGCTAAACTCATTGACATCATGAAGGCGAATGGAGGGCTGAAGTAA